A region from the Ptychodera flava strain L36383 chromosome 10, AS_Pfla_20210202, whole genome shotgun sequence genome encodes:
- the LOC139141583 gene encoding craniofacial development protein 2-like, with the protein MFEPSRIAKGTREMERYRLDILGISETRWTGSGWQMTSDGSLILHSGHDSQHIHGVALIVARERVNTLLEWEPLGERLIRACFNSKYCKLSILQCYAPTNEADEEDKDKGMKSYNQQSVGFLVMTCC; encoded by the coding sequence ATGTTTGAGCCATCAAGAATAGCTAAGGGCACCAGGGAGATGGAACGGTACAGGCTGGATATTTTGGGGATCAGCGAGACTCGATGGACAGGCTCCGGATGGCAGATGACAAGCGACGGTTCACTGATCTTGCACTCTGGACACGATAGTCAGCACATCCATGGAGTAGCCCTCATAGTCGCTAGGGAGAGGGTTAACACCTTGTTGGAGTGGGAACCACTGGGTGAAAGGCTGATCAGAGCATGCTTCAATTCAAAGTACTGCAAACTCTCCATCTTGCAGTGTTATGCTCCAACAAATGAAGCTGACGAGGAAGATAAAGACAAAGGTATGAAGAGCTACAACCAGCAGTCTGTAGGATTCCTCGTCATGACCTGCTGCTGA